Proteins from a genomic interval of Paenibacillus sp. RC334:
- a CDS encoding helix-turn-helix domain-containing protein — MATFAERFKMLREERGWTQEQAAERLKISRSTIAGYESDKKGRTPRKETIDKIATLFGVSIDFLLGRINEEYSGQYSDSRKYFRASAVTGEAGPLGEITEQPLSRRFMRADARKNYSHLLAVARDVVTEHGADASMRDIARRADVGLATLLRHFPTREALFEALLRMNVDALMQQAAELETSNPPDEALVSWFREGVAFVHSYSGVCALLASAHADPDSALHASSSAVRSAGARLLLRAQAEGTARADMDGVDLFALMSALGWLVGQPGFAPRGDHLFHVITSAILINRPSNGVKKATC, encoded by the coding sequence GTGGCTACATTCGCCGAGAGATTTAAAATGCTTCGTGAAGAGCGAGGATGGACGCAGGAGCAAGCTGCAGAACGATTGAAAATATCTAGATCTACCATAGCTGGATACGAGTCTGACAAAAAAGGCAGAACACCAAGGAAGGAAACGATCGATAAGATTGCCACTCTTTTTGGGGTTTCTATAGACTTTTTATTAGGTCGCATTAACGAAGAATACAGCGGCCAGTACTCAGATTCTAGAAAATATTTCCGAGCGAGCGCTGTCACGGGCGAAGCCGGCCCACTGGGCGAGATTACCGAGCAGCCATTGTCAAGGCGATTTATGCGAGCCGACGCCAGAAAAAATTACAGCCATCTACTTGCAGTCGCGCGTGACGTCGTCACCGAGCATGGTGCCGACGCGTCCATGCGAGATATCGCCCGCCGGGCCGACGTCGGGTTGGCCACACTGCTTCGCCATTTCCCGACGCGAGAAGCCTTGTTCGAAGCGTTGCTGCGTATGAATGTGGACGCACTGATGCAGCAGGCAGCCGAACTCGAAACGTCGAATCCACCTGACGAAGCGCTGGTGTCCTGGTTTCGCGAAGGGGTGGCATTCGTTCATAGCTATAGCGGCGTTTGCGCCTTGTTGGCGAGCGCCCACGCGGACCCGGACTCCGCGCTTCACGCTTCAAGCTCAGCGGTGCGGTCAGCGGGCGCGCGACTACTGCTCCGCGCTCAGGCCGAGGGAACTGCGCGCGCCGATATGGATGGGGTCGACCTGTTCGCCCTGATGTCGGCGCTCGGCTGGCTCGTCGGCCAGCCCGGATTCGCGCCACGGGGGGATCATCTCTTTCACGTTATTACGAGCGCCATCCTGATAAATCGGCCTAGCAACGGTGTCAAGAAGGCAACGTGTTGA